GAATCTTTGACCGTAATTACTTCTGGCGGAACTTTGTTAATACTAATGCTAGGGTTGAAGTAATTAGCCTTTGGAGCCGAAACTATATTCGCGTTCTGTTAGCTTATAGCGATCGCAATTGCTCCTATGGCTCGTACTATTATACCCGACTACGATTTCCTGATTGTCTAGTATCTAATAACACATTCAAAATTACTAACCTTTATATCAAGCTAGGCGAACAGGTTTTCCGTTTAGAAGGAAACAACAATACATTTAAAGTTAGCGACGAATTAGCAACTGCTCTGAAAAACTCACCTGCTAAAAATGTGAGTATTAGACTTTTGTCTGAAAGTGGAGAATCCGTGGATAGCGAAATAGGTAAAAGAACTGTGGAAGGATGGAAAGCTGTTTACTAAAAGTAAATAAGTCCTATTAAGAAAGTTACAACCTATAATCTGGAAAATTCAGCTTTTTTAAGCAGAAATGTAAGGTAAAATATTACTGTTTCTATCCAATTTATACTTGACCTTAGAGCATATAAAGATACTGTCCATGCAGCTACTTCAAACAACCGACAAAGATTTTTCTGCCAAATTCAAAACACTGGTGAACGATCGCCGGGAAGCAACTGTTGATGTTAGCGGGACAGTACGAGAGATTCTGGCTGATGTCAAAGTACGTGGTGATGCCGCAGTTCAGGACTATACCAGCCGCTTTGACCATTATAATTCTCAGTCTTTGCGTCTAAGCGATACATTTATTGCAGAACTTGCAGCCAAATGTCCGGCTGAAGTGAAAGCAGCTTTAGAATTAGCCGCCCAAAGAATTGCAGCGTTTCATGAAAAACAACTGCCCCAAGATGTCGGCTATACCGATACCGTTGGGGTAAGGCTGGGATTAAATTGGGTAGCACTTACGCAAGTGGGAATTTATGTTCCCGGAGGACGCGCTAGCTATCCGAGTTCGGTATTAATGAATGCCTTACCAGCGAAAATTGCTGGGGTAGATCGGATTGTGATGACAGTGCCGATGCCTCGTGGCGAGATTAATCCAGCAGTTTTGGCAGCAGCACAAGTTGCTGGCGTAACGGAAATATACGGTATTGGTGGGGCACAAGCGATCGCAGCTTTAGCATACGGTACAGAAAGTATTGCCCCTGTTGATAAAATTGTCGGGCCTGGTAATGCCTATGTTGCTGAAGCCAAACGCCAAGTATTTGGCACAGTGGGAATTGACAGTATTGCCGGGCCTTCAGAAATTCTTGTTGTCGCAGATGATAAAAATAATCCAGAATGGATCGCTTGGGATTTGCTATCGCAAGCAGAACACGATCCTAGCGCCCAATCCATTTTAATTACCGATTCAGCAGAATTCGCGCAAAAAGCGATCGCATCTGTTGAACAAATTTTGACAAACTTACCTACCAAAGAGGTGGCTACCGCCAGTTGGCAAAAACATGGGGCAGTAATTATTGTCAACGATCTAGCAGAAAGTATTCCTCTACTCAACCAGCTAGCACCAGAACACGTGGAATTGTGTGTAGACGATCCGCAATTACTTGCCAACCAAATTAAGTGTGCTGGTAGTTTATTTTTAGGGCGTTACACACCAGAAGCCATTGGTGATTATTTAGGCGGGCCAAACCATGTACTTCCAACCTCTC
The genomic region above belongs to Calothrix sp. NIES-2098 and contains:
- the hisD gene encoding histidinol dehydrogenase, whose amino-acid sequence is MQLLQTTDKDFSAKFKTLVNDRREATVDVSGTVREILADVKVRGDAAVQDYTSRFDHYNSQSLRLSDTFIAELAAKCPAEVKAALELAAQRIAAFHEKQLPQDVGYTDTVGVRLGLNWVALTQVGIYVPGGRASYPSSVLMNALPAKIAGVDRIVMTVPMPRGEINPAVLAAAQVAGVTEIYGIGGAQAIAALAYGTESIAPVDKIVGPGNAYVAEAKRQVFGTVGIDSIAGPSEILVVADDKNNPEWIAWDLLSQAEHDPSAQSILITDSAEFAQKAIASVEQILTNLPTKEVATASWQKHGAVIIVNDLAESIPLLNQLAPEHVELCVDDPQLLANQIKCAGSLFLGRYTPEAIGDYLGGPNHVLPTSRSARFASGLSVYDFLKRITYLECDRQALQTIGKAAVTLAEAEGLPAHGGSVAIRLEGE